One genomic region from Acaryochloris thomasi RCC1774 encodes:
- a CDS encoding WecB/TagA/CpsF family glycosyltransferase, protein MTLSSSTLSPSHSATREPVIEAYLLERRITFMTTPTLVNVISDMCTCGKKFVVANYNVHGFNLSMQLPWLDGFHKTANITHCDGMGIIKLVNILGLKLPKEYKNSYTLLMPELLERCNERQFSVYLLGGKPEQLTNALINLKNRYSEAHFSGHDGYFSVHDSNRNESIINEINAIKPNVLIVGMGMPLQEQWVDLYRDRIDVNAIMLGGAVIDRFAGLVPDCPHYISDLGLEWLFRLLREPRRLMGRYLLGNPVFLLNIALASALGIRPLTIGRVDENWQEIIP, encoded by the coding sequence ATGACGCTATCATCCTCTACCTTATCTCCTTCTCATTCAGCCACACGCGAGCCTGTTATTGAAGCCTATCTTTTAGAGCGTCGCATAACATTTATGACAACTCCTACATTAGTGAATGTCATCAGCGATATGTGCACATGTGGCAAGAAGTTTGTGGTCGCTAACTACAACGTTCACGGTTTTAATCTTTCAATGCAGTTGCCATGGCTCGATGGCTTTCACAAGACTGCAAACATCACCCACTGTGATGGGATGGGAATCATAAAACTGGTCAATATTTTAGGACTCAAGCTGCCAAAAGAGTATAAAAATTCATACACACTTTTGATGCCTGAGCTTTTAGAGCGATGCAACGAGAGGCAATTCTCAGTCTACCTTCTGGGAGGGAAGCCAGAGCAGCTCACGAATGCCCTCATTAATTTAAAGAACAGATATAGTGAAGCTCATTTCTCAGGACATGACGGCTACTTTTCGGTCCATGATTCTAATCGAAACGAAAGCATAATCAACGAGATTAATGCGATTAAACCAAATGTTTTGATTGTCGGCATGGGTATGCCTCTTCAAGAGCAGTGGGTTGACCTATACAGAGATAGGATAGATGTTAATGCGATTATGCTAGGTGGAGCAGTAATTGATCGGTTCGCAGGTTTAGTTCCTGATTGTCCTCATTACATTTCGGATCTAGGACTAGAATGGTTATTCCGATTGCTAAGAGAACCAAGGCGACTGATGGGTCGTTACCTACTCGGAAATCCAGTCTTTTTATTGAATATTGCCTTGGCATCTGCCCTTGGAATTCGTCCTTTGACTATTGGTCGGGTTGATGAGAACTGGCAAGAGATTATTCCGTAA